The Micromonospora sp. Llam0 genome contains a region encoding:
- a CDS encoding MoaD/ThiS family protein, which produces MTVRYFAGARAAAGRTVEAVPAGLDRAGLVAELTGRHGDRLGRVLAAASFLVDGIVWHDRHTLLPAGATVDVLPPFAGG; this is translated from the coding sequence GTGACGGTGCGTTACTTCGCCGGGGCCCGGGCGGCGGCCGGTCGGACCGTCGAGGCCGTTCCGGCCGGGTTGGACCGGGCCGGGCTGGTGGCCGAGTTGACCGGTCGGCACGGTGACCGGTTGGGTCGGGTGCTGGCGGCGGCGAGTTTCCTGGTCGACGGCATCGTCTGGCATGATCGTCACACACTGTTGCCGGCCGGTGCCACGGTCGACGTGCTGCCACCGTTCGCCGGCGGCTGA